A DNA window from Candidatus Methylomirabilis sp. contains the following coding sequences:
- a CDS encoding adenylyltransferase/cytidyltransferase family protein: protein MALAIYAGTFDPFTFGHIDIARRAHRLFPRLVIAVSTNPEKA, encoded by the coding sequence ATGGCGCTGGCTATCTACGCCGGGACGTTCGATCCGTTCACCTTCGGTCACATCGATATCGCCAGGCGGGCTCATCGCCTTTTTCCCCGCCTTGTCATCGCCGTGAGTACGAATCCAGAGAAGGC